Proteins encoded in a region of the Trichomycterus rosablanca isolate fTriRos1 chromosome 26, fTriRos1.hap1, whole genome shotgun sequence genome:
- the LOC134303258 gene encoding uncharacterized protein LOC134303258 isoform X1, with translation MIEAGQQPSNMENKSTKNLSDSDCDIFDLTEEPESFPKVEAGQQLSNMEKKVTENLSDSDSDLVDLYYEADMLKEGIKCFILLSGKTLNVDRNFIDHLQRQVPQLKMVDKVEECNFILVFCPVVSRAGTDIEAALKKLQNISETKPAVVVVLHHTFDPDYVVPDSSRSVQREETITVDFLFHEDQGLLQCTRNTESLATITNHLKHQVPTTSLNVPVSTNVQSCVSSLSKILLVPAIGCFSGFSTCPNFSWFTSRSSVSPEPITYEEIKISEKPGKEIKCFILSSGKTLNIDKSLIDHLKQVPQLKMVDKVEDCDFILVFCLVVSRAGTDIEAALQKLQNISDTKPAVLVTLHHTFDPDSVVPDSSRSVQRDKTITADFLFHEDQGLLQCTKNKESFTRIINHLFQAQNSGWFSSETDQHKSNMGNEPTEAPSGPEEGKIRSQEHQENNKRKPSHDKTTDEPNVSGMNSKRRAL, from the exons ATGATTG AAGCAGGTCAACAGCCAAGTAACATGGAAAATAAGTCAACTAAGAACCTCAGTGATTCTGACTGTGACATATTTGATCTAACTGAGGAACCCGAATCGTTTCCAAAAG TAGAAGCAGGTCAACAGCTAAGTAACATGGAAAAAAAGGTGACTGAGAACCTCAGTGATTCTGACAGTGATCTAGTGGATCTATATTATGAAGCGGACATGTTAAAAGAAG gaatcaagtgttttattcttttatctGGTAAAACACTGAATGTAGACAGGAACTTCATAGATCACCTTCAAAGACAAGTACCACAGCTGAAGATGGTGGACAAAGTGGAAGAGTGTAATTTCATTCTGGTTTTCTGTCCGGTTGTTTCACGAGCTGGAACTGACATTGAAGCAGCACTGAAAAAGCTTCagaatatttcag AAACAAAACCTGCAGTTGTTGTGGTGCTTCATCACACATTTGATCCAGATTATGTTGTACCAGACAGCAGCAGATCTGTACAGAGAGAGGAAACCATCACAGTCGACTTTCTGTTCCATGAAGATCAGGGATTACTGCAGTGCACCAGGAATACTGAATCATTAGCCACAATTACAAACCATTTAAAACATCAG GTACCAACAACTAGCTTGAATGTTCCAG TGAGCACAAATGTACAATCATGTGTTTCATCATTGAGTAAAATCCTTCTg GTACCAGCAATTGGATGTTTTTCag GTTTTTCAACATGCCCAAATTTCTCATGGTTTACATCAAGAAGTTCAGTCTCACcg gaGCCTATAACATATGAAGAAATAAAGATTTCAGAGAAGCCAGGAAAAG AAATCAAATGTTTTATTCTTTCATCTGGTAAAACACTGAACATTGATAAGAGCTTAATAGATCACCTTAAACAAGTACCACAGCTGAAGATGGTggataaagtggaagattgtgATTTCATACTGGTTTTCTGTCTGGTTGTTTCACGAGCTGGAACTGACATTGAAGCAGCACTGCAAAAGCTTCagaatatttcag ACACCAAACCTGCAGTTCTTGTGACGCTTCATCACACATTTGATCCAGATAGTGTTGTACCAGACAGCAGCAGATCTGTACAGAGAGATAAAACAATCACAGCAGACTTTCTGTTCCATGAAGATCAGGGATTACTGCAGTGTACCAAGAATAAGGAATCATTCACCAGAATTATAAACCATTTATTTCAG GCACAAAACTCTGGCTGGTTTTCCTCAg AAACGGATCAACACAAAAGTAACATGGGTAATGAACCGACTGAGGCGCCCAGTGGACCAGAGGAAGGCAAAATAAGATCACAAGAACATCAAGAAAACAACAAGAGGAAACCGAGTCATGATAAAACCACAGATGAACCAAATGTTTCTGGTATGAACTCAAAAAGAAGGGCTCTATAA
- the LOC134303258 gene encoding uncharacterized protein LOC134303258 isoform X2 yields the protein MIEAGQQPSNMENKSTKNLSDSDCDIFDLTEEPESFPKVEAGQQLSNMEKKVTENLSDSDSDLVDLYYEADMLKEGIKCFILLSGKTLNVDRNFIDHLQRQVPQLKMVDKVEECNFILVFCPVVSRAGTDIEAALKKLQNISETKPAVVVVLHHTFDPDYVVPDSSRSVQREETITVDFLFHEDQGLLQCTRNTESLATITNHLKHQVPTTSLNVPVSTNVQSCVSSLSKILLVPAIGCFSGFSTCPNFSWFTSRSSVSPEPITYEEIKISEKPGKEIKCFILSSGKTLNIDKSLIDHLKQVPQLKMVDKVEDCDFILVFCLVVSRAGTDIEAALQKLQNISDTKPAVLVTLHHTFDPDSVVPDSSRSVQRDKTITADFLFHEDQGLLQCTKNKESFTRIINHLFQAQNSGWFSSDVL from the exons ATGATTG AAGCAGGTCAACAGCCAAGTAACATGGAAAATAAGTCAACTAAGAACCTCAGTGATTCTGACTGTGACATATTTGATCTAACTGAGGAACCCGAATCGTTTCCAAAAG TAGAAGCAGGTCAACAGCTAAGTAACATGGAAAAAAAGGTGACTGAGAACCTCAGTGATTCTGACAGTGATCTAGTGGATCTATATTATGAAGCGGACATGTTAAAAGAAG gaatcaagtgttttattcttttatctGGTAAAACACTGAATGTAGACAGGAACTTCATAGATCACCTTCAAAGACAAGTACCACAGCTGAAGATGGTGGACAAAGTGGAAGAGTGTAATTTCATTCTGGTTTTCTGTCCGGTTGTTTCACGAGCTGGAACTGACATTGAAGCAGCACTGAAAAAGCTTCagaatatttcag AAACAAAACCTGCAGTTGTTGTGGTGCTTCATCACACATTTGATCCAGATTATGTTGTACCAGACAGCAGCAGATCTGTACAGAGAGAGGAAACCATCACAGTCGACTTTCTGTTCCATGAAGATCAGGGATTACTGCAGTGCACCAGGAATACTGAATCATTAGCCACAATTACAAACCATTTAAAACATCAG GTACCAACAACTAGCTTGAATGTTCCAG TGAGCACAAATGTACAATCATGTGTTTCATCATTGAGTAAAATCCTTCTg GTACCAGCAATTGGATGTTTTTCag GTTTTTCAACATGCCCAAATTTCTCATGGTTTACATCAAGAAGTTCAGTCTCACcg gaGCCTATAACATATGAAGAAATAAAGATTTCAGAGAAGCCAGGAAAAG AAATCAAATGTTTTATTCTTTCATCTGGTAAAACACTGAACATTGATAAGAGCTTAATAGATCACCTTAAACAAGTACCACAGCTGAAGATGGTggataaagtggaagattgtgATTTCATACTGGTTTTCTGTCTGGTTGTTTCACGAGCTGGAACTGACATTGAAGCAGCACTGCAAAAGCTTCagaatatttcag ACACCAAACCTGCAGTTCTTGTGACGCTTCATCACACATTTGATCCAGATAGTGTTGTACCAGACAGCAGCAGATCTGTACAGAGAGATAAAACAATCACAGCAGACTTTCTGTTCCATGAAGATCAGGGATTACTGCAGTGTACCAAGAATAAGGAATCATTCACCAGAATTATAAACCATTTATTTCAG GCACAAAACTCTGGCTGGTTTTCCTCAg atGTCCTGTAG
- the LOC134303696 gene encoding uncharacterized protein LOC134303696 → MGKQRPDLKEVKSVEECDFILAFCPIVSRAGTDIEIALQKLDSISGNKPTILVVLHYTLDPECVVPESTRAVKRANTITVDCLFYDEGFLKCRKNNESLATIITQLNHQVSGNGTIPNPENILNKTTNVDQQGPVVTGFQQSNKNEVNAAEFSGNNYLLILTGNTLKSHESCIHHLKTEIPDLNEVNEEDKCIFILVFCPIVSRAGTDIEAALLKLDSISVTKPAVLVVLHHTFDPTFPAPDSSRAVKRENVIAVDCLFHEDQGLLPCPKNDESLKQVINYIKPLIPRHISSGPADSDFAQSCQGDENTLSEIYSFDPDCSVPLRDGDFNLVKSVRTFVYEGFSWISRLFSGQQQSNEAQKKEERDDDQNEDDMKSVESTTHENESREEDNTLEQNNSDFQDEPEEEKAESAMESAAGETEKFWDEMKEKYYDPMSCL, encoded by the exons atgggcaagc aaagaccagaTCTGAAGGAGGTGAAATCAGTGGAAGAATGTGATTTTATTCTGGCGTTCTGTCCCATTGTTTCCCGAGCTGGAACTGACATTGAAATAGCACTGCAAAAACTTGACAGCATCTCAG GCAATAAACCTACAATTCTAGTGGTGCTGCATTATACGTTAGATCCAGAGTGTGTTGTACCAGAAAGCACAAGAGCTGTAAAGAGAGCAAACACGATCACAGTCGACTGTCTGTTCTATGATGAGGGATTCCTGAAGTGCCGTAAGAACAACGAATCACTGGCCACAATAATAACGCAACTAAACCATCAG GTATCAGGAAATGGTACGATTCCCAATCCAG AGAACATCCTCAATAAGACGACCAACGTGGATCAACAAGGGCCAGTGGTGACTGGCTTTCAACAATCAAATAAGAATGAAG TAAATGCAGCAGAATTTTCCGGGAACAATTATTTGCTTATTCTAACTGGAAACACACTAAAATCTCATGAATCCTGCATACATCATCTAAAAACAGAAATACCAGATCTGAATGAAGTGAACGAAGAGGATAAGTGTATTTTCATTCTGGTTTTCTGTCCCATCGTTTCCCGAGCTGGAACTGACATTGAGGCCGCACTGCTAAAACTTGACAGCATCTCGG TCACAAAGCCTGCAGTTCTAGTGGTGCTTCATCACACGTTTGACCCAACGTTTCCTGCACCGGACAGCAGCAGAGCTGTAAAGAGAGAGAATGTCATCGCAGTCGACTGTCTGTTTCATGAAGATCAGGGATTACTGCCCTGCCCTAAAAATGACGAATCATTGAAACAAGTTATAAACTATATAAAACCTCTG ATTCCAAGACACATCAGTTCAG GACCGGCTGACAGTGATTTTGCACAATCATGTCAAGGGGATGAAAACACCTTATCTG AGATTTACTCGTTTGATCCAGATTGTTCTGTACCACTAAGGGATGGTGATTTTAACCTAGTTAAATCAGTGAGAACATTTGTATATGAG GGATTTAGCTGGATTTCAAGGTTATTTtcag GGCAACAGCAAAGTAATGAAGCTCAGAAAAAGGAAGAGAGGGATGATGACCAGAATGAGGATGATATGAAATCAGTAGAGAGCACAACACATGAAAATGAGAGCAGAGAAGAAGACAACACACTGGAACAAAACAATTCTG ATTTCCAAGATGAACCAGAGGAGGAGAAGGCTGAAAGTGCTATGGAAAGTGCTGCTGGAGAAACTGAAAAATTCTGGGATGAGATGAAGGAGAAATACTATGATCCGATGAGCTGTTTATAA